The genomic window aagctcCATGCCCAGCTTCCAAAGCCCTACCCATCTATGCCAGTGCCACTCAAATTCCAGCTCGTCCAAGAAGCCCTCTCCATCCTATCAGCCAAGGACACTCTCCCCTTACTATGCTCCCATAATGCCATGTTAACATGTCTATTATGGCGCTTGTGTAACGTGCCTTATGTGGAAATGATAGACGTGCCGTATGTGTCTGTTTCCACAACTAAGTTCTTAAACCCCTAGAGGGCAGGAATtggttgatttctttttctctcccacagCATAGAGCACAGTGTTTTGCCTGTGTGGTATgcctgaataaatatttttatttaaataaataaatagttggaAAGGAATTTAACTACACTGAAATGAACGACTTCTGCTTCCCGGGAAGGTGGAGCGCATGAAGGCCTGCAGCACTTGGGTCCTTTCGGCAACATCCCAAACATCGTGGCAGAGTTGACTGGTGACAACATTCCTAAGGACTTCAGTGAAGATCAGGGCTACCCAGACCCTCCAAATCCCTGTCCCATTGGAAAAACAGGTAACGGACATGCGCTTGGATTCCCATGGAAGGTAGAGGCTTTgggaggaaattaaaaattctaacatCAGCTATAAATATTCCAAGAAATAGTATTTCTAGTCCGATGAGCCCCTATGTACTTGTAAATAGATTGGAAAGGGAAGTTTCCTCTAGAACCCTTGGTGAGTTCTGGTGTTCAGATGCACCCACATAGGACTCCCTTGCCAAGGCTTTACCTTCTGTCTCTCTCCGTCTTTGGGAATTGATGCTCTTTTCTGCACTTGCTACTTTTTTCATAAAAAGGgagacagattttcttttttccctcttctatgATACAACTGCTGCCCATTTTTAGTGTCTTTGGAACTTACTATGTATTTCGTGGATTATCCATGCCCATCTGTTTTCCTTACTTCTCTTGACAATCAACGTTTCGACTATGTCACAGTTAGCATTTATCCTGAAATATTTCTTCGGGGCCCAGAAGGTGGAATTAAAGAGAAGGGGTCCAGTAAGGTAAAAAGCTGGCTAAAGAAGAAGGTTGAAACATTCCTTGTGACTCCTGTATCTCTCCCACTTTCCTACCCCTAATGGCAAGGAGAATGAATGGTGAGTGGGCTACCCTTACGTTGGACTTTGAGCAGCTTACCTTGCTGGTTAAAAGCAGTAAGTCTAGACTCAGGCTGCCTGAATTCAAAACCAAGGTCAAGATATGTGACCTTGAATGAGTTAATTAACCACTTtgcacctcaatttcctcattttcaaaatggGGGGTGTTATGGGAATTAAATGAACTTATCCATGCGAAGCACTTGACAAAGCACCTAGCACACAGTAAGGACTCATTAAATGGCTTCCTGATTATAATTAGCCTTGCCACTAGCAAATAATGTAACTCTCACCTTGGGCTTGGGCTAGCTTCTAGCACCAAAGTAGTCTTTTTCCCCAaacctaataataataaaagttagtaattattatccctactttatggaaactgaagcttagagagtaAACCCAAGGTTGTCTCTGTAGTAAGTAGCTGAACCAAACTCAGATGCAGGTCTACCTAATTCAGGACCATGTACTCAACCCCCATGACATATCACCCTGCTTTGAAAATTGAGAGAGTATTGACCCCTCAGCTTTTCTTAAGCACAATGCAGGCTGTCTCTGAAAGAGGCTCTCTCTGAAAGATATTCCTCCTTTCATTTAGGGTGAGGTCTCTATTTCCTATGTGGCACAGAACCTCCATCCTGGGATAGAACAACCATAGTAGTTGGACGTGGCCAAGCCAATGTGGGGATGCTGGCCCAAGACTGCAAGAAAACCTGAGACACTGCTCACAGCCAATCACTTCAGCCACATTCTACTTGCTTGTAGGGTTTGGGTAGAGTAGGAAGAGAGACCAGTTCAAAGTCTGAAGAGCAACAGTCTCCATGGGGATTTGGTTAAATTGATTAGATATCGTATAGTACAGTGTTTCTTAAAGTgtggtcccaggaccagcagcatcagcatttgCTGGAAACTTGTTGGAAATGCCAATTTTCAGGCTCTACCCCAGACCTATTGAATAAGAAACTCTGGGGGTAGGACCCAGAAATCTGCATTCTAACCGGCTTTCCATGTGCTTCTGATGCATACTAAAGTTTCAGAACCAATGTTGTAGGAGAATGGAAAGAATGCTGGGGTTTGAACCAAGAGATCTGACTTCTCACCTTAATTACAGTATGTCAGTTTCCTTCCCTGGCcttcggtttcttcatctgtaaaatgaagacatagtgctttaaaaaacatataatgtaGTTCTGGGTtatcctgaaaaaagaaaactatgagtCTATTGCAATTAAGCACTACTCCTGTGCACTTAGGAGCTCTGAGTCAAAAGTAATCAAGGCAGGCTGATAGAGTTGGATAAAATTACAACTCCCAGACCCCTTCTTGTCACAGATTGTCTGCCATTTCCTTTGCTGTCTTTCCACTAAGCTAACATATTTCTCATTCTTTGTTCTACCATAATTTGCCTTCTGAAAAGGAAATCACTAGCTAAATTTAGCCattatttgtaagaaattgcTTGAAATCTTCCTCACTGAGAATCTTCACACCGCACAGTTGAGCAATCCGAGAATAAAACCTTGACTTCCCCTCCCGTGCCATGCTGTCCTCTGATTCATGGCCCACTCACCCTGGGCAGAGCAACAGAACTCAGAGTCCATCCTCAGGGAGAGGATGTGAGTTCCAGGGCACATTTTCAAGCCCCTAAGATACCTTCGGTTCCCAGAGCAAGGCTTTATCTCTGCATCTCAGTCTGGGCCCACTCAGAGGTACTTGAGAACAATTATGAGAAGGTTGTAAAGCTGCCATATGCAGACTGCCTGACCTCTCTTGAGTTGCCATTGCTTTCCTACATGGTAATTGCCATAGATGAAGAAGTTAGATAAATAGTCCAGTGAAAAGTGGAGAGCCACATTAGAGCCACATTAGGGCTTCATTCAGAATGCTGATGACTTCCACACGAGCTGCCTGCTGCTGAGAGCAGAGGGGCTGGATGCTTAAAGCTGCTGGAAGGCTTCAGAGCAGTCTCAAGAGGCTAGACTACCTGGCTGATTGTATTAGACCCCTTCTAGCATTGACTTTGATGCCTTATTATCCCTTTGAAAAGGGACTCTCTTTCCTCCACCTAGCCCTGCACAAAATTCACaatccctcccctgcccccctttTAAAGCTGTTGTCTAAAGCACATCAGAAACAGGAACAAATGACTCATTTTCAGAGCCTCTTGTCCAGTAATGATAGGGTGTAGGTAAAAGCAGCAGCCGAGAGGGATAACCTTTCTTGGGTTTGAATGAAAGACATGCTTTATTTCAAAGAGTAGTCTTGGTGTGAACTGTCATTTAAAGAGAGATGGTGGGAAGAGAAGTAAAACATAGAGCAGATCTGTTACATGCCAGATGCTCTATGTGTGACCATCTCTGTTCCTCACAGCTATCCTGTAAGGTAAGGATTTGATTATCCCCAGCTCACAGATAAATGGACTTAGAGAGACTAAGTTAGCTTTCCCAAGAAACTAAACCCAACTATCACTatgagctaggatttgaaccctgagctctggtctgtctgactccaagctTACCCTGTTACCACTGTAACACACAACATCCAGTACTGTCTAGTGATTATTATTGTTCTTGTGTAATGTGCTTTCATTTATAAGCTGAAACTGTTTCTAAAGAGCTCATCCAAGAGAAAACAGTGAGTCATGTGGAGTGAAAGTATATTAGTGAAGGAAATAATTGCTGTTTGACAGACAAAAAATTATAATGGCTTATCACAACAGAAGTTTACTTCTCACTCATGTGAAGTCCTGCCAGAGGTGGGTGAGAGTGTGGTGGGGGTGGATGGTTCAGCATCCCAGACTGCCATCTTTCATCTTTACACTTGACATCCACAGTTGCCGTGATCGGCAACATGTAGCAAGCAGAATAACAGATGCGGGTGGGGtcgggaggggagaggggatcaTATAGGAGGTTTTTATGGGCCAAGCCTGGAAGTGGAATACATCACTTCtgcccacattccattggccCAAACTCAGGCATATGACTCCACCTGATTGCAAAGCAAAGCTGGGAAATTAGCTGTGTGCCgagggagaaagggaagtggGTTTGGTGAGCAGCCAACCAGTCTCTGCCACAGGTTGGAGGAGGAGTGAGAGTTTGGGAAGAGCAAAGcccagagggaaagtggcttAGAGGGACTGATGTGAATAGATTCTGACCTTTGGCCATCTAGTTGTTTTTAATAAGTTAACTCTTAGAATAACGATAAATGCCTTGGCCATACCTCAAAAACCTTTTGCTGTTTGCAGTAGATGATGGATGTCTAGAAAACACCCCTGACACAGCAGAGTTCAGTCGAGAATTCCAGTTGCACCAGCACCTTTTTGATCCAGAGCATGACTATCCAGGCTTGGGCAAGTGGGTAAGTCCACTCTTAATTACTTGTGGATTTTACACTCTGGTACTCTTAAGCTACTGATGGCAGAGATGAGCAAGATgggtagagagagagaagaaacattGTTTAGAAGCTGATTTTTCAGAAATCTCTGGTTGAGAGGACTTTAAGTAATTACATTCCAAACTGCACTCATATGTCTAGGATGCAATATACCAACCCACCCGAAGAGTCAGTGACTTCAGCTGATCTCATCAGCTATAGTCTCCAGAGGCTTCTACTTTGGTCTACTCCACAGCCTGTGTCATAACACGTCTTAAAGTCTCACCAGTGTTTCATGCAGCTTTTATAGGAAGtaaatgatttttcttaaaaagatactGAGAAAATTTGCAAATTTTATCTCTAGCCTGAGAGAGATGATCTCTGAAGAACCAAGAAAAAATGATGCCAGAAGCTTAGGGCTTTAAAAAACATAGAGTGTTTTGCATACAAAATCCCCAAACATGTAGCAGTGAACTTGCTGTCAATACCAGGCAAGGGTCTATAACTGTCGGTTAAGGAAATTGTTTATAAGCGCTTGGAAAGAGAAATCATAACCATTTGGCATAGGTTTGCTCAAAACAAGTTTTGTCAATCTAATTGTATTCGTCTACTTGCCAGCATTATTCATCTACTTGCCAGTTTGATGAGGGAAATGAAGAGAGCATGGTGCCTTTGGACGTCGGCAAAGTGTTTGATGAGATCTTTCACGATCTCCTATTGGAAGAGGTGGAGAGATACAGCCTAGGCAAGAGAACATCACCAAAAGGGAGCTTATTAAATAGTCTGTGTCAGTAGGGAGAGAGATTTCACATGGTAGCCTACATGTCTTAGCGCCACTCCGCTCCACAGTTTTATAATGTttgcaataaaaaatatagaGCATATACTTACCAGATTCTCGAAGGATGACACAGAGTTGGAAGGAATAACACTGAATAAGAGTTAGGATTCAAGAAGATCCCAACAGGCTGGAACAATGAGTCAAACAAAATCACAACTGAATGGGGATATGTCTGTGTTCCTGTGGTTGCGCCTATGTAATCAAAAGCTGGAGTCATGTGATAAAAGTGGAAAAATACTAGTAAGTGTTAATTCACGGATAAATAGGTGGTCAATACATCTgtagaatgagtgaatgagcagAATTCCGAACTGCTGAAGCCCTTCTAAAGCCATTGATCCCTTCTCAGCTCATTACTGGCAGCTGACCTTGCTTCCTGCTTTATTGGGAATAATGTGGTTTCAGGAACaaactctctccctcccttttacACTGTTTTAGAGAGAGTCCCTCCCCATTAATGACCGCTTTCATTTTCCCATCATCTTACCTTAACATTGCACTGAGGTGATTCCCTCAGTTCAACATGCATACATTTCCCATCTTCAAAGAACAAAGCAACAACACCCTCTAAGTTAATTTTGCTTCCTCCAATATGCattattctatttctcttctttttcatccGCGGTTCTGTTAGGGAGAATTGATTTGTGGAGCCATTTTAAAGCATACTGGTAGAATTTAAACATGTTGAGTTACATAGGCAAATATCTGTAGGTTCTTGAATAGGAGACTGAAATCCTGAAAGTCTTCTATTAAAGAAGTTATCCTGGTGGTATACGGAAGGATGAAATAGAGAGAGAAGATaataaaggcaggaaaaaatataGGAAGTAACTGCATTTATGAAGGCTGTGAACATAGTGAATTCAGGAATCTCACCAACGTGATGAGAATCCAAGACATTTCAAAGAGGGCCGGAGAACTGCTTAGAATTGATATATGGCATAAATATaacatgaagaagaagaagaagagatatGTCAGGTTTATATGAAATGGATGACGTGAACTTTTCCTCtgagggaattttaaaaagaaaggaaagaagacaagagggagacaggaaggagcGAAGGGAGCAGAAAGAGGATGGGAAAGAGTAGAAGATCACAGAGAAGCACTGGGCAAAAGTATTGCCAAACGGGAGCAAGGGCCACGTTCAAGAATGAGCAAATAGAAGATGTTTGAGCCTGCTTCAttccaggtgctgtgctgggtgcTCGATAGACAATAGTCATCAAGATGTGCTACTGGTCTTCAGTAAGCTTACTTTGAGATGAACTGCAtgaaaataaaaggaacccaGCTTTGCACTGTTCAGCTTCATGTTCTAGCTATAGCATGAGCATCAGGTGCAATTACTGGGTAAGATGGAAGATAAGGGTAGAGGAAGATCCCGTACTGAGGACTCCCATGGCCCATTGTGCCACAGCCATCGAGGAAGTCAAAGGTGCTAGAAAGGGCAGAAGTGAAGTCTAAGGTGAAAAGGTGCCTTGCATAACTGGTAGGCTGGAAATGAGCAAGAGGAAGCAAGAGGGAGACTGAGAAAAGTCTGAGTGAGGGCAGAGAGCCCAGGTGAAGAAGCGGGAGAGACGGAAACTTCTTTCTTGCCAACTTTCCTAGCCTCTCCTTGAAAACCTTTGCAGAATTCTTTCACCAAGTTCGCTGAGTCCCAACACTCCAGTAAGAGATGAACCGCCACCCCTCATTCTCTTTGCTTCCATCTCTAAATACTGATTTGTCTTCTCTCAGTCACTCCCATTCTTCATCTACATCATAGCTAAAGACTGGAAATTAGGACTATTAAAGATCAATGACCAAGAACAAAGTTTACACACCTTTTATCATCTGTAATTATGTCTTTGTTTAACCTTAAGTTTCCTTCTTGTATTTTCTCATTACCACCCAGCAGTAAAACATGATTTGCTTGACCTTCGCATGGAAGTGTGAATTGAGTGTGTCTTGCTTTTCCTAGATGGGGTCCACCAGCCATCCTCAGTGATTATGTAGAATGATGGTCTCAAGCTTATCTTAAGCTCAACCATCCTTTAAGTTAACAAAGTACTTATCTTTCACAAGAGAACCACACACAAGACCCTGACTCCTTATTTGCTAATAATGGCTCCCTGTTTTTGACATTGGCTGGAGCTCAGCTGGGTCTTTAGCAGTGGTTCCTACATTACAAATATCAGCGTCTGTCTTGTTTcctgcatttctctctctttgtcagtGCATCAAGACACATTTATTAAATGCACATCATATGCCTCCCAGGCCCTCTGTTAGCTGatggggatacaaagatggatGATAATACATAATAATTGTATGTTATAATATGATAGTAAATagtactatttattgagcacatactgtgtgtcagacactatGCTAAATACTTTACAAGAATTATCTCGTTCAGTCTGCCCATCCCCAtcactttcattttacagatgagaaaatgcagGCTTAGGGAGTTTGCACAGCCTACCCGACCCCACAGAGCTGACGAtcggcagagctaggatttgaaccagatCACCTGACTCCAGGAATTCTTTAAAAACTGGATAAATTCCATATCTCTTCCTGGCTCATTGCTCATAATGTGTTCTGTACAGCGGTCCTCTTGAGTCCTATGTAGGACTGGTTGCCTTTCAGACAATGTGTGTGCCCACAGCATTGAGTGGCTGTACCCAAGGGCTGGCTGCTGTAAATGTCAGTCACCCACCTCCTGCACCCATTAATTGCTGAGTGTTACTCACTTAGCAAAAAGTTCTCTCCAAAAGCAAATGTTTCTCCTTTCCAAGTGCTTTTCACACCTTTTCATCAGCAGCTGGGGTGATTAGAGGCTCTTCTTTAAAGTGAAGCCACTGATCATGGCCAGAGCCTGAGCTATGGGAGGAATGAGAAACATGGACCCTCTCTGCCTTTCTGTATCTTTCATGATCTCAACGTGTCTGAAGAGTTGAATGCCCCTCTGTTTGAGTTTGTCTCCTGTTGCCCTGTGATCAGACTTGAGTTATGCTTTTCTGATAGGTTCTTCTTAGTACTTCACACGTGATGCTGGTTTGTCCCAGAATTGGTGGTGACTTGGTTAGAGTGGtttctgccaggtttctccagtgtaaaattactatttttccctttgaagtTAATAATTACTCTGTAAGGAGATACTTCACCCCATGTACATATCCTGTCCCCATTAAACTTTCAACGAACTATTTTAGAATCCATTGATGATACTCACCAGAATCAATTATAACTATAGCAGttgtaaaatggtgatttttttttaactctattattctttctgcatttgttgGTTGGCTTTCTAGTCTAAGCAAGGATTTCCCAtgctcccccatttatttattttttgctttttacatttgtttatttatcatcAATATGGATTCATTGATTcctcttattatttattttggtgttgaAACTGTCCTTGATTTAGCCAGTGGGAGTCTGCAAGctggctttcctttccttttgacATGTGTCCTATCATtgtttgagcacttccttactttctggcccAATCAGATATTTCAGCTTCATTCATCCTTGTACTTTCTCAGCCCTAGCCCTGGAATCAGACACTTCTCCAAGAAGCCTCCCTGGTTCCATTTAGGAATGGAAtttgaaaccaagatctgggcagtTGTCCAAAATCTTGATGGCACAATGGAAAGCCCTTTTTATGATCTCGAACCTGCTACTCACATGGAAAACAGGctcactgctctcccctccccatcccatctATAAGGAATGGGTGTCAGGAGAGGGGGCTTGTTTCTTCTCGTTCACTGTGTATACTTCTTTTACCCACACTATGCCTGCCAATCCCTGCCTTTAAATCCATACAAAGCAGAGCTAATGGGGAATGCCCCTGCCACTTCCACCACTTTCATGCAGGGGTAGGGAAGCAGCATCCTGCTAAGCCTAACCCTCTCTCTTAGGGAAACACAGGGACCATCTTTGAAAGGAAGACTTGCCAGAGTCTTGcatgtcctttttttttggtgaggcagactggccctgagctaacatctgtgccagtcttcctccattttgtatgtgggacgctgccacagcatggcttgatgagtgtgtaGGTCGGCActgaggatctgaacctgtgaaccctgggccgcctaagcggagcacacgaacttaaccactgcaccacaggctGGCTGCTTGCATTTCTTTCTGAATGAAAGCTTTTATGGGTATAATCTACTCCTTGACCTTCTAAAGGAAACTAACCAAAATGATGCTGCCTTTCCCCTGCTAGTGGCGCAATGAAACTCTGTCATGGCTGATTGGCTATCGTACTCTGTGGTGCCAGCTCTCAGGCCACTATGCACTCCCTTCCACTCAGGCAGCTGAACCCAATGATGCACATGAGTGAAGAAGCCTCTGCCCTGGCCCCCTGTCTCCCAACCCACTTCTCCAACTCTGGCACAAACACCCAGAACATTCTCTGTGCATCAGGAGTTATTACATCCACAGAAAGGCAACCACAGATGACAGAAATGAGCCTCACGGCAATATCCTCATTCTTCAAGGGAGTGATCTGCACTTCCATCTTTTCCCTTCCAATATTAAATTGACAATTTCCCAcgagagcaggagagggaggctgCTGCCAGTCCTGGCCTTTGGGCGGTGGAGGCCCCTTCACTCCCTGGCATGGCCTCCGTGCATAGTTGAGGTTGGGCAAGAGATACGCATTGTCGACGGTGGGTGGGGTAGTTTTAATGAACATGAAAATCATCAAGCCCATTCTTGGcatttgtcattttcatttccGAATCTACCATTAAAAAAACTTTATCCCCAGACAGCTCAGAGAATACAAGTGTTGCATAAACTTGTTCCTTACCAGAACTctgtcgtctttttttttttttttaaatcagtgtcCCGGTATTTTATTTAGGGTGAGATGAATCACctcttttatatataatttcccttttgcttaaaaaatcaaagaaaaaagaccAACACAAGTAACCCCCGCTTCCGCCTCTCCTGTTCTGCCTTCAGGTTAAGGGTTCTGTGTTCTATAATCCTAATAGAAGGGAGATCTGTCGAGCATGTGAATGATATTCTAGAGCTCATTTAAGTCCACTGTGTGTTTGAAATACAGCAATATGTGGAAACACTTATACAAACCGTGGTAACAGAGCCCGATTTTTCCCCCAACATAACTTTCCTTCTGCCAAGAAGTTTTTGGCAGTTTTCAAAAGGTTCGCtctattaaaaatgttatatagACTGAATGGTTTTCCGATTGTCTTGACTGGGGGCACTGGGTGAAGCCTCAGGAGGGAAGGTGGCAGAAGTCAGAACGTCTCGTTTATTTACATAGAGGATTGTTGTTAATCATCAGACACTACTCTAGAGAATGATTTATTTGTATAATTCGTAAAAAGGGAGTTAGATATGAGATACGATTGCTTGTTTTAAGCAAAAGCTGTTCAAAGTGAGGAGATGGGTTTCCAGCACCCCTTGTGTTGTAGAATGTCGTATTTTCCTGTTTATATGATTGTTGATGACACTGGTGTGCCTTGGAGCATTGCAGAGAACTTTATTAAAAGCTGCCCAACCACCAGCTTTTCTCTTGTGGTCTATCTTTCTGACATGACATTCCTTTCATCTAGTTTTGTTTCCAAAATATGTGTATGCAAATATCCAGGGGACACACCAAGTGTTGCTTTTAAAATAGACATTCACCAAATTTGATCCATACTtctgcatttctgttttcttttctctccactctAGAACAAGAAACTCCTTTATGAGAAGATGAAGGGAGGACAGAGACGGAAGCGGAGGGTAACGCGTGGCTGGCTGGGGGTTTGCGGGCATGCCTGGAGCTTTCTGTTGACAAGCTGTAGCCTTCAGTTGTTGACAAGTAGCAGAATCCTCTCACTTGTGGTTCTAGGAGGGCAGAACAGTCGTCCCATGTGACAGGGGCCACACCCAGAAAGTCCGCCCTTGGTGTCTGCGATGGCTTCCTCGGGCTTTAGCACAGGGGTTGTAGTAGAAAGCCCATTTTTTGTGGTGATTCTATCACCTACCATCAGGAAATGTGTCTTGCAGCTTCCCATGGGTGTGGGAATGTGGGGAGTAAGTGAGGGTATGTCTCTCCTCAAAGTGTCTGTAGGCTACTGAGGGAAACTGCTCACGCATCTGCATCAGTTATATAAAAAACACAAACCAGGAACAAGGAAGTGCTGAACTGCATGCTCCAGGCAATAATTTTGAAGGAATGTAGGGGCAAAAGATAAAACGAACAAACTTCATTCCTCCTACATACCTTTTCCCTTGGCCTAACCAGATTGATGTCAAATCCACTGGATCTATTATATTGGTTTACTGACTGGTGAGTTTACTGCAGGCTTAGTTATGAACCATCTCAGGGCTGCCCAAGGTGGGACCTTAATCTGGGTGCTCTGCATTTAGCCACCACGTTGTTGTCTCATATAAAGCTGAATATCAAATTTGCTTTGGGTTTCCAATGCATTTTCTGGCATCGAGGCTGAATAAGTGGTCAATGTCCATTCTGCTAATCCATTGGTGCCTTACTAGACAGGATCGTCCAGCCACCTGCCGTCTTTTCCTGATCAGATGGAGGAAAAAGTTAAAATCCTGCTATTACATAGCAAAGTGCTTCCAGATAGTAACCGTTTTAGTTAAAATATGCCAACCAAACCGTATACCCAAGGCCATTGACTGTTTGTTTAGAATTGCAGGTGCCTGGATCCTGGCAAAATTTGGCAATCTGGATGGTGGTAATTGTGGCTATTCTGAATAGTTTGCCGAATCCAGTCAGAGAGTGCTTTAAGAGGTGTAGATTTTTGGACTCAGCATTAATTCTCAGGTCCATGCAACACAGAGTTCCAAGCCCCTGCTACCTGGCAAAACACAGAAGACCCACAGCCAGTTTTCTATGTGAGAAGCAAAGTGTCGATGTCCGGAAACAGATCTCCTTTGGGAGAGTTAATGGGCTTATTAGGGGTTTTTCTTGGGTCGATTGTTACAGTTTCCAATGGCAGATGGTGGCAGGAAGGGTCTGAAGGGTGCAATGTGGTCTTGAGAGAACATCAAGAAATTCCATTCTGGGAGCTCGGAATACACATAATTTACCGGTGAGATGGCTTGTATATCTCCCCATGGCACAACAAGGACATTTCCAAATAAGACCAATGACTGACCCAAAATGAGTAACTTAGCATGAAGCTCTAATTGTCTCTGCTTCCTGGCTCACCATTCCTTCTTCTTTGACTTGGTTAATGACTTGTGGGTCACAATTTAGGTCATTTTTCCGTGAGACCAGTGATTACCAAAACTCAGACTTCTGGCAAAGACGTGTTATAAAGGCTTTTACTTTGGCCTCACTTCCTCCACATGGGAAAggtttaaaatttatgaaaataaggGTCACTTTGACCAAGAGGTATCAAGTTCTTCCTGTTCGCAGGCGTCTACAAAGACCCATGCTCATGCCATAAACCATGGGC from Equus asinus isolate D_3611 breed Donkey chromosome 2, EquAss-T2T_v2, whole genome shotgun sequence includes these protein-coding regions:
- the SCG5 gene encoding neuroendocrine protein 7B2 isoform X4 codes for the protein MVSRMVSTMLSGLVFWLTFGFTPTSAYSPRTPDRVSETDIQRLLHGVMEQLGIARPRVEYPAHQAMNLVGPQSIEGGAHEGLQHLGPFGNIPNIVAELTGDNIPKDFSEDQGYPDPPNPCPIGKTVDDGCLENTPDTAEFSREFQLHQHLFDPEHDYPGLGKWNKKLLYEKMKGGQRRKRRASTKTHAHAINHGPLRIDGETEVAALVIRPPMAFPS
- the SCG5 gene encoding neuroendocrine protein 7B2 isoform X1, with product MVSRMVSTMLSGLVFWLTFGFTPTSAYSPRTPDRVSETDIQRLLHGVMEQLGIARPRVEYPAHQAMNLVGPQSIEGGAHEGLQHLGPFGNIPNIVAELTGDNIPKDFSEDQGYPDPPNPCPIGKTDDGCLENTPDTAEFSREFQLHQHLFDPEHDYPGLGKWNKKLLYEKMKGGQRRKRRASTKTHAHAINHGPLRIDGETEVAALVIRPPMAFPS